Proteins from one Desulfatiglans sp. genomic window:
- a CDS encoding TIGR00730 family Rossman fold protein — translation MKIKNICVNCGSNTGTMPEYLKAAIDLGKYLAKNNIGIVYGGAGVGLMGAVASSALHNNGKVIGVIPESFADRVAHSNLTELHIVSTMHERKTMMFELSDGFIALPGGMGTIEEIFEVLTWAQLGYHTKPCGILNISGYYDSMLTFLKNAVDQRFIRKEHKDLLLVDVDPASLLTRFNNYEAVPIEKWIDI, via the coding sequence ATGAAGATAAAAAATATTTGCGTCAACTGCGGTTCAAATACAGGAACAATGCCTGAGTATCTAAAGGCCGCTATTGATCTTGGAAAATATCTGGCAAAAAACAATATCGGTATTGTCTATGGCGGGGCAGGTGTGGGGCTTATGGGGGCAGTGGCTTCATCTGCCTTACATAACAATGGAAAGGTCATTGGCGTAATACCTGAATCATTTGCAGACAGGGTTGCCCACAGCAACCTGACAGAACTCCATATTGTTTCAACCATGCATGAGCGAAAGACAATGATGTTTGAACTCTCAGACGGTTTTATAGCGCTGCCCGGTGGCATGGGTACCATTGAGGAGATATTTGAGGTGCTGACATGGGCGCAACTGGGGTATCACACAAAACCCTGCGGTATCCTCAATATATCCGGGTACTATGACAGTATGCTCACATTTCTTAAAAATGCTGTGGATCAGCGTTTTATACGAAAAGAACATAAAGATCTGCTGCTTGTTGATGTTGACCCGGCAAGTTTACTGACAAGGTTTAATAATTATGAGGCCGTTCCAATAGAAAAATGGATCGATATATAG
- a CDS encoding beta-glucosidase produces MSHISLICLVLISLIFVSCQSQAPEQAQTIKGFKAFDAKAKEILSQMTLDEKIGQMTQPEQDKVLGNEGDMQKYFIGSVLSGGDSDPIKDNSLIEWTNLYDRVQEEALKTRLKIPALYGIDAVHGHSNVLGAVMFPHNIALGCTRDPELVERIGRITAKEMRATGIHWTFAPAVTVPQDIRWGRTYEGFSEDPEIVKTLGKAMVMGLQGTDLSDPLSVVACAKHYAGDGGTEATKAPRPGFPGGDVTRMWLDQGDTKVDEATLRRIHLPGYVTAIEAGVGTIMPSYSTWNGERCSGSKRLLTEILKEELGFDGFLISDYNAIRQINPMNLKESIMISINAGMDMAMEPGGYREFFDILKALVEEGSVPIARIDDAVTRILRVKLAMGLMDDTKTHKADRSLHNAFGSPEHRAVAREAVRKSLVLLKNDNKVLPLSKTSARIHVAGKSADNIGNQCGGWTIRWQGQTGEVTPGGTTVLSAVKAAVSNETEVTHSIDGTGAEGAALGIAVVGELPYAEGVGDREDLSLDEGDVATINNMKKAGIPVVVIVISGRPMIVNDILPQADALVAAFLPGTEGQGITDVLFGDFSPTGKLSYSWPRSNAELPMNINMPTEKYNPLFPIGYGLSY; encoded by the coding sequence ATTAGTCATATATCATTAATCTGTTTAGTTCTCATATCTTTAATCTTTGTGTCTTGTCAGTCTCAAGCGCCCGAACAGGCGCAAACAATTAAAGGTTTTAAGGCCTTTGATGCCAAAGCCAAAGAAATATTAAGTCAGATGACCCTTGATGAAAAGATAGGCCAGATGACACAGCCTGAGCAGGACAAGGTGCTAGGTAATGAAGGAGATATGCAGAAATATTTTATAGGCTCTGTCTTGAGCGGGGGTGATTCAGACCCGATCAAGGATAACAGCCTTATCGAATGGACCAATCTCTATGACAGGGTGCAGGAAGAGGCATTAAAGACAAGGTTAAAGATACCGGCACTCTACGGGATAGATGCGGTGCATGGCCACAGCAATGTGCTTGGAGCTGTCATGTTCCCCCATAATATAGCTTTAGGCTGCACACGTGACCCTGAGCTTGTGGAAAGGATCGGCAGGATCACCGCTAAGGAGATGCGGGCAACAGGGATACACTGGACATTTGCCCCTGCGGTAACAGTGCCACAGGATATCAGGTGGGGCCGTACATATGAAGGCTTTTCAGAGGACCCGGAGATAGTAAAAACCCTTGGAAAGGCAATGGTTATGGGGCTTCAGGGCACAGACCTTTCTGATCCCCTCTCTGTTGTTGCATGCGCCAAGCATTATGCTGGTGACGGCGGCACAGAGGCAACAAAGGCGCCAAGGCCCGGTTTCCCTGGAGGGGATGTAACGCGTATGTGGCTTGACCAAGGGGACACAAAGGTGGATGAGGCCACCTTGCGCCGAATTCATCTCCCCGGTTATGTAACCGCTATTGAGGCGGGTGTGGGTACAATCATGCCCTCATACAGCACATGGAACGGGGAGCGATGTTCAGGCAGTAAACGACTCTTGACTGAGATACTCAAGGAAGAGCTGGGTTTTGATGGCTTCCTGATCTCAGATTATAATGCGATACGCCAGATAAACCCCATGAATCTGAAGGAATCCATCATGATATCCATTAATGCAGGTATGGACATGGCAATGGAGCCGGGAGGGTATCGTGAATTCTTCGACATACTAAAGGCCCTTGTTGAAGAGGGAAGCGTGCCTATTGCGCGTATAGACGATGCTGTTACACGTATTTTAAGGGTTAAGCTTGCAATGGGGCTTATGGACGATACAAAGACCCATAAGGCTGACAGGTCATTACACAATGCATTCGGCTCACCTGAACACAGGGCAGTTGCAAGGGAGGCGGTGCGTAAATCCTTGGTGCTTTTAAAAAATGATAACAAAGTGCTGCCCCTCTCTAAAACCAGCGCAAGGATTCATGTGGCAGGTAAGAGCGCAGATAACATAGGGAACCAGTGCGGCGGGTGGACCATCCGCTGGCAGGGGCAGACAGGGGAGGTTACACCTGGCGGCACAACAGTGCTTTCTGCTGTTAAGGCCGCAGTATCAAATGAAACAGAGGTGACACACTCTATTGATGGAACAGGCGCAGAGGGGGCGGCCCTTGGTATTGCTGTTGTTGGTGAACTCCCCTATGCAGAGGGTGTCGGTGACAGGGAAGACCTTTCACTTGATGAAGGGGATGTAGCAACCATAAACAACATGAAAAAGGCAGGTATTCCTGTAGTGGTGATTGTGATATCAGGCAGGCCGATGATTGTAAATGATATCCTCCCGCAGGCAGATGCCCTGGTTGCAGCATTTTTGCCCGGCACAGAGGGGCAGGGGATCACAGATGTGCTGTTCGGCGACTTCAGCCCGACAGGCAAGCTTTCTTACTCATGGCCAAGGTCAAATGCAGAGCTTCCAATGAATATCAATATGCCCACGGAAAAATATAATCCGCTTTTTCCAATAGGGTATGGGTTGAGTTATTAG
- the purB gene encoding adenylosuccinate lyase, protein MSINSLSPLDGRYSKNIDPLKPCFSEWGLIKYRIHAEVEWLIMMSEEANITHVRALSDTEKAALRKIVADFNEEQARVVKDIEDETRHDVKAVEYYIKKKIKGSSIEGLSESIHFCCTSEDINNLAHALMLKDGINNEWIPIAEDMVKRLSAIAEEAGDIPMLARTHGQAATPTTAGKELAVFIYRWKRQLSQIRNIEYLGKFNGAVGCYNAHCAAYPDIQWEEISRRFIERLGLTFNPLTTQIESHDYMAELFHALIRFNNILMDFDRDMWSYISLGYFRQKVVSTEVGSSVMPHKVNPIDFENSEANIGISNALLEHLASKLPISRLQRDLTDSSAIRNAGSAIGHSYLAIKSAIRGIGRISIDRNAIYSDLADAWEVLAEPVQTVMRKAAIENPYERMKALSRGKKITQDDLRAFINSLALPQVDKNRLLKLTPVTYTGIASTLIKHIK, encoded by the coding sequence ATGTCTATAAATTCCCTGTCCCCCCTTGACGGGCGCTACAGTAAAAATATTGACCCTCTCAAACCCTGTTTTTCCGAATGGGGTTTGATTAAATACCGCATTCATGCTGAGGTTGAGTGGCTCATCATGATGTCTGAAGAGGCTAACATCACCCATGTCAGGGCGCTCTCTGACACAGAAAAGGCGGCCTTAAGAAAAATAGTCGCTGACTTTAATGAAGAACAGGCCAGGGTCGTTAAAGATATAGAGGATGAAACAAGGCATGATGTAAAGGCGGTTGAATATTATATTAAAAAGAAGATAAAAGGTTCATCTATTGAAGGGCTTTCAGAGTCCATTCACTTCTGCTGCACCTCAGAGGATATAAACAACCTTGCCCATGCCCTTATGCTTAAGGATGGGATAAATAACGAATGGATACCCATTGCAGAGGATATGGTTAAAAGGCTCAGCGCCATAGCCGAAGAGGCCGGTGATATCCCCATGCTAGCAAGGACACACGGCCAGGCAGCCACACCCACAACCGCGGGTAAGGAGCTTGCGGTATTTATATACAGGTGGAAAAGGCAGCTTAGCCAGATCAGAAACATAGAATACCTGGGCAAGTTCAATGGCGCTGTTGGCTGTTACAATGCACACTGTGCCGCATACCCTGATATCCAGTGGGAGGAGATCTCAAGGAGGTTTATCGAGAGGCTGGGTCTTACATTTAACCCCCTTACCACCCAGATAGAGTCACATGACTATATGGCAGAGCTGTTTCACGCACTTATAAGGTTCAACAATATCCTTATGGATTTTGACAGGGACATGTGGTCATACATCTCCCTTGGTTATTTCAGGCAGAAGGTGGTAAGCACAGAGGTGGGTTCATCTGTAATGCCCCATAAGGTAAACCCCATTGATTTTGAAAACTCGGAGGCCAACATCGGCATAAGTAATGCCCTCCTTGAACACCTTGCTTCCAAGCTCCCCATATCAAGGCTTCAGAGGGATTTAACCGATTCATCCGCAATAAGGAATGCGGGGAGCGCCATCGGGCACTCTTACCTTGCTATAAAGTCCGCCATAAGGGGAATCGGCCGGATATCAATTGATCGTAACGCCATATATAGCGACCTTGCCGATGCATGGGAGGTGCTGGCAGAACCGGTGCAGACGGTCATGCGAAAGGCCGCCATAGAAAACCCCTATGAAAGGATGAAGGCGCTCTCAAGAGGAAAGAAGATCACACAGGATGACCTTCGTGCATTTATCAATTCGCTCGCCCTCCCACAGGTGGATAAGAACAGGCTTTTAAAGCTTACGCCTGTGACCTATACAGGGATAGCAAGCACACTTATCAAACATATCAAATAG
- the hisD gene encoding histidinol dehydrogenase, with protein MKDLLFILPGDEDLLERRLAPRKRLLNSALVSDISKLFKEVKASGDRAVIAATEKFDRIRVENIRVADAYIERCLNDLAPKFRRAVEKAINNIREVNEALMPPAFWQKEIRPGTIIGEKISPLDSVGLYIPARKGPLISTALMLVISAKVAGVKNIVVAMPPQADGKANRSTVAAASIAGAHRVVIGNGVALLAGMTFGTESIPEVAGMFGPGPAGIAAAMSVAFSYGKKAVVGIGPTDCAIIADESADPRWIAKNLMCEAEHGPDSSVLLATTSKMFAERVSKELSQLIPLVPEARRPILERVFGPDGMGAITVVQDIQNAIRTVDEYAPEHLLIACTKETEEIVLLRVHNAGEILIGHNTSFSAANYAIGITAVLPTNGFARAFSGITCRDMIKTSTIGGLSAEALGDLEETIRALGEEEGLPCHVDAAGTR; from the coding sequence ATGAAAGATTTATTATTTATACTCCCAGGGGATGAGGATTTGCTTGAGAGGAGGCTTGCACCCCGGAAACGCCTCCTGAACAGCGCCCTTGTCTCTGATATTTCCAAATTGTTTAAAGAGGTCAAGGCCTCTGGTGACAGGGCAGTTATAGCTGCTACAGAAAAGTTCGACAGGATCAGGGTTGAAAATATCCGGGTTGCTGATGCATATATTGAAAGATGCCTTAATGACCTTGCCCCCAAATTCAGAAGGGCGGTTGAAAAGGCAATCAACAACATCAGGGAGGTAAACGAGGCATTGATGCCGCCCGCCTTCTGGCAAAAGGAGATACGGCCCGGCACAATAATAGGTGAAAAGATCAGCCCCCTAGATTCAGTTGGGCTTTACATACCGGCCAGGAAAGGCCCCCTCATATCAACCGCCCTTATGCTGGTTATATCTGCAAAGGTTGCAGGTGTAAAAAATATTGTGGTGGCCATGCCGCCACAGGCAGATGGAAAGGCAAACCGGTCAACCGTGGCAGCAGCATCTATAGCAGGGGCGCACAGGGTTGTTATAGGTAATGGTGTGGCCCTACTTGCAGGCATGACATTCGGTACTGAATCCATACCGGAGGTGGCAGGCATGTTCGGCCCTGGCCCGGCAGGTATAGCAGCGGCCATGAGTGTCGCATTTTCATATGGTAAAAAGGCAGTAGTGGGCATTGGCCCAACTGACTGTGCGATTATAGCAGACGAAAGCGCAGACCCAAGGTGGATCGCAAAGAACCTCATGTGTGAAGCAGAACATGGGCCTGATTCATCTGTACTTCTGGCAACAACCTCCAAGATGTTTGCAGAAAGGGTTTCAAAAGAACTCTCTCAACTAATCCCCCTTGTACCTGAAGCAAGGCGACCCATTCTTGAGCGGGTATTCGGACCTGATGGAATGGGCGCCATTACAGTGGTTCAGGATATACAAAATGCAATAAGGACTGTGGATGAATATGCGCCTGAACATCTCCTGATTGCCTGCACAAAGGAAACAGAGGAGATTGTCCTCTTAAGGGTGCATAATGCTGGTGAGATACTCATTGGGCACAACACTTCATTTTCTGCTGCAAACTATGCCATAGGGATTACAGCGGTTCTTCCCACAAACGGCTTTGCAAGGGCATTCAGCGGCATTACATGCAGGGATATGATCAAAACCTCAACAATAGGGGGGCTATCAGCAGAGGCGCTCGGTGATCTTGAAGAGACCATCCGGGCGCTTGGTGAAGAGGAGGGGTTGCCCTGTCATGTGGATGCAGCAGGAACGAGGTAA
- a CDS encoding DUF1285 domain-containing protein, which yields MQNIPPCMIYIDKDGKWFHNGAEMINRGIVLDFYSHLTIDDSGIYIIKRGNETCYVEVEDAPFIVTRVDFAGADGKVERVRLSLIDETHETLEPETLIIGEGNILYCTIKQGLFRARFSRAAYYQLASRIKEEGDKYYLPLNNKRNYINLMT from the coding sequence ATGCAAAACATCCCCCCATGCATGATATATATAGATAAGGATGGCAAGTGGTTTCACAACGGCGCTGAGATGATAAACAGGGGGATTGTCCTTGATTTTTACAGCCACCTTACAATAGACGATTCAGGCATCTACATCATTAAAAGGGGAAATGAGACCTGCTATGTGGAGGTGGAGGATGCCCCATTTATTGTGACAAGGGTGGATTTTGCAGGTGCGGATGGAAAGGTAGAAAGGGTTCGCCTTTCTCTGATTGATGAGACGCACGAAACCCTTGAACCGGAAACCTTGATTATCGGTGAGGGAAACATCCTCTACTGCACTATCAAACAGGGGCTCTTCAGGGCACGCTTCAGCAGGGCCGCCTATTACCAGCTCGCATCCCGCATAAAAGAAGAGGGAGATAAATACTATCTCCCTCTAAATAATAAAAGAAACTATATCAATCTAATGACTTAA
- a CDS encoding aspartate kinase, giving the protein MAVNKGLRVEKIGGTSMTRFPEIIKNIILFDKDDIYNRVYVVSAYDGITNMLLEHKKTRVPGIYKKFKDREDYNSPLAELKNHLFAINEGFEKAGLNLDEANSFIAERIDGAFSVLKSMDTVLASGYVNRNEVLLAARELLASLGEMHSAFNSANILKNLGYNTTFVDLSGWQDDRELSIDGRIKDVFNSIDPSKSICFATGYTKGVEGIMREFDRGYSEVTFSKVAVQLRAEEAIIHKEYHLSSGDPKIIGEEHIHPVCNTNFDVADQLADVGMEAIHPKASKPLELMRIPIRIKNAFEPEHDGTVITNDYKSVESKIEIIAGSDRVVSLEVYEPQMVGEVGFDLKIMEVLKGHNVSYITKMTNANTIEVIIDEEDCTEPLVKELEKRFQSVTLSNAAIVCAIGTNIAKPGILAAATRSLADEKINVMAISQTSRQTNMQFIVERADFKKTQQALHRAVCE; this is encoded by the coding sequence ATGGCTGTAAACAAAGGGCTGCGCGTAGAAAAAATAGGCGGGACATCAATGACAAGGTTCCCCGAGATAATAAAGAACATAATCCTTTTTGATAAAGATGATATATATAACCGGGTGTATGTGGTCTCAGCATATGATGGTATCACGAACATGCTCCTGGAGCATAAAAAGACCCGTGTCCCTGGAATATATAAAAAATTCAAAGATCGCGAAGATTACAACTCCCCATTAGCAGAGCTGAAAAATCATCTGTTCGCTATTAATGAAGGCTTTGAAAAAGCGGGCCTGAATCTTGATGAGGCAAACAGTTTTATTGCTGAACGCATAGACGGTGCATTCAGTGTTTTAAAAAGCATGGATACAGTCCTGGCATCCGGGTATGTAAACAGAAACGAGGTGCTTCTTGCAGCGCGTGAGCTGCTGGCCTCCCTTGGCGAGATGCACAGCGCCTTTAACTCGGCCAATATTCTTAAGAATCTCGGGTATAATACAACCTTTGTTGACCTGAGCGGGTGGCAGGATGACAGGGAATTATCCATTGACGGGCGCATAAAGGATGTCTTTAATAGCATTGACCCATCTAAGAGCATCTGCTTTGCCACAGGGTACACCAAGGGCGTTGAGGGTATTATGCGGGAATTTGACCGCGGATACTCTGAGGTAACCTTCTCCAAGGTGGCTGTGCAGCTTAGGGCCGAAGAGGCAATCATTCATAAGGAATATCACCTGAGTTCAGGCGACCCCAAGATAATCGGCGAAGAGCATATTCACCCCGTCTGCAATACAAACTTTGATGTGGCAGACCAACTGGCTGATGTGGGTATGGAGGCCATACACCCCAAGGCATCTAAACCGCTGGAGCTTATGAGGATACCTATCAGGATAAAAAACGCCTTTGAACCGGAGCATGACGGTACGGTTATCACTAATGACTATAAATCTGTTGAGTCAAAGATTGAGATCATTGCCGGTTCTGACAGGGTAGTAAGCCTTGAGGTCTATGAGCCCCAGATGGTGGGGGAAGTCGGTTTCGACCTCAAGATCATGGAGGTTTTGAAGGGCCATAATGTCTCATACATTACCAAGATGACAAACGCCAATACAATAGAGGTGATTATTGATGAAGAGGATTGCACCGAACCCCTTGTAAAAGAGCTTGAAAAGAGGTTCCAGAGTGTCACCCTCTCCAATGCCGCTATTGTATGCGCCATTGGCACCAATATTGCCAAACCGGGTATCTTAGCCGCTGCCACAAGGTCACTTGCCGATGAAAAGATAAATGTAATGGCCATCTCGCAGACCTCAAGACAGACCAATATGCAGTTTATAGTTGAAAGGGCGGATTTTAAAAAGACGCAGCAGGCCCTGCACCGGGCAGTATGTGAATAG